CTCGGCGCTGCTGGCAGGCATCCTGTTCAAGATCGGCAGCGAGATCTTCGTCGCCGCCCAGCACCGCACCTTGCTGGTGCTGGGCATGTTCTTCAGCTACCTGCTAGTCAAGCGCCTGTCGCCGCGCTACTGCGTGCTGGCGGCGTTGCTGGTCGGCACGGCGCTGTCCGGCGCCCTTGGCCTGCTGGACTTCAGCGGCTTCCACCTGGAAGTGGCTACACCTGTGTGGACCACGCCAAGCTTCTCGCTGGCGGCGACCATCAGCATCGGTATTCCGCTGTTCGTGGTGGCGATGACCTCGCAAAACATGCCCGGCGTGGCGGTACTGCGTGCCGATGGCTACCAGGTACCGGCCTCACCGCTGATTTCGGCGACCGGGTTTGCCTCATTGCTGCTGGCACCGTTTGGCTCGCACGGGGTCAACCTGGCGGCGATCAGCGCGGCGATCTGCACCGGGCCACATGCCCATGAAGACCCAAGCAAACGCTACACCGCAGCGGTGTGGTGCGGGATTTTCTATGGCATTGCCGGGGTATTCGGGGCGACCTTGGCGGCGTTGTTTGCTGCGCTGCCAAAAGAGCTGGTGCTGTCGATTGCGGCCTTGGCGCTGTTCGGTTCGATCATGAATGGGCTGACGGTGGCGATGAGCGAGGCGCGTGAGCGGGAGGCAGCGTTGATCACCTTCATGGTGACGGCTTCTGGGTTGACGCTATTCTCGATCGGGTCGGCGTTCTGGGGGATTGTGGCGGGGGTTTTGACCTTGATGATCCTCAATCCACGCAAGGGCTGAGTTTTTATAGCCTGTACCGGCCTCTTCGCGGGCAAGCCCGCTCCCACAGGTTCCTCGTTACCCTCAGGCTTAGTGATACCCCTGTGGAAGCGGGCTTGCCCGCGAAGAGGCCGGTGTAGGCAATACAAGGCTCAGAGCCTGAAATGCCCCACCATCCCCTTCAGGTCCGTCCCCAACTGCGCC
The sequence above is drawn from the Pseudomonas putida genome and encodes:
- a CDS encoding benzoate/H(+) symporter BenE family transporter, which translates into the protein MTDATSARLRPLADSSPSAVVAGFIAMLTGYTSSLVLMFQAGQAAGLTTAQISSWIWALSIGMAVCSIGLSLRYRTPITVAWSTPGAALLITSLGGVSYGEAIGAYITCAVLVLICGLTGSFERLVKRIPASLASALLAGILFKIGSEIFVAAQHRTLLVLGMFFSYLLVKRLSPRYCVLAALLVGTALSGALGLLDFSGFHLEVATPVWTTPSFSLAATISIGIPLFVVAMTSQNMPGVAVLRADGYQVPASPLISATGFASLLLAPFGSHGVNLAAISAAICTGPHAHEDPSKRYTAAVWCGIFYGIAGVFGATLAALFAALPKELVLSIAALALFGSIMNGLTVAMSEAREREAALITFMVTASGLTLFSIGSAFWGIVAGVLTLMILNPRKG